In Phoenix dactylifera cultivar Barhee BC4 chromosome 11, palm_55x_up_171113_PBpolish2nd_filt_p, whole genome shotgun sequence, the following are encoded in one genomic region:
- the LOC103721610 gene encoding AP2-like ethylene-responsive transcription factor At1g16060, which produces MDAKLVKSEVNSNGRRLLGMATGPQDGSETVKFVKRRRREPAFLATATYSNGEIIDQSATSNTTKRSSRFRGVSRHRWTGRFEAHLWDKASWNVTQRKKGKQVYLGAYDEEEAAARAYDLAALKYWGPTTFTNFPVSDYEKEIQIMQNATKEEYLASLRRKSSGFSRGVSKYRGVAKHHHNGRWEARIGRVFGNKYLYLGTYSTQEEAAHAYDIAAIEYRGINAVTNFDLSTYIRWLRPGATNALNSTQVHHVRREAYAEQPLANLFSTAESGTLLSHRSPFVLEDMISPCKQELVPHEFPGSSSSSKSSPTALSLLFKSSMFRQLVEKNSNAPNVEIEGEDIKDQRQIRPGADSEYHGVFYEGIADASYGYSPNGDNKQGIELQESISYYERSEQAIWDRVANMASLQ; this is translated from the exons aTGGATGCGAAGTTGGTGAAGAGTGAGGTCAATAGCAATGGAAGGCGACTACTAGGCATGGCAACCGGTCCACAGGACGGCAGCGAGACGGTCAAGTTCGTCAAGAGAAGGAGACGAGAGCCTGCGTTTCTGGCGACTGCAACCTATAGCAATGGGGAGATCATTGATCAGTCTGCTACCAGCAACACTACCAAAAGAAGTTCCAGGTTTCGTGGAGTGAGCAG GCATCGATGGACAGGCCGTTTTGAAGCTCATTTGTGGGACAAAGCGTCTTGGAATGTCAcacagaggaagaagggaaaaCAAG TTTACCTTGGAGCTTATGACGAGGAAGAAGCAGCGGCAAGAGCTTACGATCTTGCTGCACTCAAGTATTGGGGACCTACCACCTTTACAAACTTCCCG GTTTCTGACTACGAAAAAGAGATACAAATAATGCAGAACGCAACTAAAGAAGAGTATCTAGCCTCATTAAGGAG GAAGAGTAGTGGTTTCTCAAGAGGCGTATCCAAGTACCGGGGAGTTGCGAA GCACCATCACAATGGAAGGTGGGAAGCAAGGATAGGAAGggtttttggaaacaaataCCTCTATCTTGGCACTTACA GTACTCAAGAGGAGGCAGCTCATGCATATGATATCGCTGCAATTGAGTACAGAGGGATCAACGCTGTAACCAATTTTGACTTGAGTACATACATCCGATGGCTAAGGCCAGGGGCCACCAATGCCTTGAACAGTACCCAAGTGCACCACGTCAGGCGTGAAGCTTATGCAGAACAACCCCTCGCCAACCTCTTTTCAACAGCTGAATCTGGAACACTACTCTCGCACCGCAGCCCCTTCGTCTTAGAGGATATGATCTCACCATGCAAGCAAGAGCTCGTACCTCATGAGTTTCCTGGTAGCAGCTCAAGTAGCAAGTCCTCCCCAACTGCATTAAGCCTCCTATTTAAGTCCTCAATGTTCAGGCAACTTGTGGAGAAGAATTCTAATGCACCCAACGTGGAGATTGAGGGGGAGGACATAAAGGATCAGAGACAAATACGGCCAGGAGCTGACAGTGAGTATCATGGGGTTTTTTACGAAGGAATCGCAGATGCATCATATGGTTACTCTCCAAACGGCGACAACAAGCAAGGAATTGAGCTGCAGGAGAGCATTTCCTACTATGAGCGGAGTGAGCAAGCAATATGGGATAGGGTTGCGAACATGGCCTCGTTGCAGTAG